A window of Candidatus Pantoea floridensis contains these coding sequences:
- a CDS encoding sigma 54-interacting transcriptional regulator, with product MRLNRNNQIIIQPAQGRSSAYFTEDLTRWINKLAPLDIDFVIEGETGTGKDTFARHLYEQSELSGPFIGINCAAIPEQLAEAEFFGAVPGAFTGANKTRIGHIESSHNGILFLDEIDSMPLSLQAKLLRVIETRSVMPLGSTETTPVNLRVIGAAQTPLNELVESGLFRRDLYFRLSTIKISLPAIRDRVDVIIPQFVRFAAEAALTFKRPLPAMNPALTESLLMHSWPGNMRELKAAAMRFVLGITPLETIRKPRSWTLKERMARIEACLIKDCLTRHHDQVSQAADELGIPSRTLYNKLKSLNLIGK from the coding sequence ATGCGCTTGAACAGGAACAATCAGATAATTATTCAGCCTGCTCAGGGACGATCATCGGCTTATTTCACGGAAGATTTAACGCGCTGGATTAACAAACTCGCTCCACTCGATATTGATTTTGTGATTGAAGGAGAGACTGGAACCGGAAAGGACACGTTCGCCCGTCACCTTTATGAACAAAGCGAGCTGAGTGGACCGTTTATCGGGATCAACTGCGCCGCAATCCCTGAACAGCTGGCTGAGGCTGAGTTCTTTGGGGCGGTGCCGGGTGCGTTCACAGGCGCAAATAAAACCCGTATAGGCCACATCGAATCTAGTCACAACGGAATATTATTTCTCGATGAAATCGATTCAATGCCTCTTTCGCTTCAGGCAAAGCTTCTTCGGGTCATCGAAACACGATCCGTTATGCCACTCGGGAGCACTGAAACGACCCCTGTGAATCTCAGGGTTATCGGAGCGGCACAAACGCCACTTAATGAGCTTGTCGAATCAGGACTGTTTCGCCGTGACCTCTATTTCAGACTGAGCACAATCAAAATTTCGCTTCCAGCCATACGGGACAGAGTGGATGTCATCATTCCTCAATTTGTCAGGTTTGCCGCTGAAGCGGCGTTGACGTTTAAGCGTCCGCTTCCAGCGATGAATCCTGCCCTGACTGAATCGCTTCTGATGCATTCATGGCCTGGTAATATGCGTGAACTTAAAGCCGCTGCGATGCGCTTTGTCTTAGGGATTACGCCACTTGAGACAATCCGAAAGCCCAGGTCCTGGACACTTAAGGAACGAATGGCCCGAATCGAGGCGTGTCTTATTAAGGATTGTCTGACTCGTCATCATGATCAGGTTAGCCAGGCAGCTGACGAATTAGGGATCCCATCGCGCACGCTCTACAACAAACTTAAATCACTGAATTTGATTGGGAAATAA
- the sctJ gene encoding type III secretion system inner membrane ring lipoprotein SctJ, producing MKRLMLALLLMLLLGCDSQVILNSGLSESDANDIISELGHYNIIADKQIDKTGVTLLVSQPDIDRSVRILNAAGLPHKSRTNLGEMFQKNGIISSPLEERARYIYALSQELESTLSQIDGVVLARVSVVLPERVAPGEPVQPASASVFIKYTSELDPDAIRPRIRQLISASIPGLAGKSDDAISIVFFPAVSYQDSIQTVAFGPIVMKQTTFSSLKVVVLVSFLVLILAIGVLFGLKLIRKKKSQSTDLTVTHD from the coding sequence ATGAAACGTCTCATGCTTGCCCTGTTGTTAATGCTGCTTTTAGGGTGCGATTCGCAGGTGATACTTAACAGCGGCCTTAGTGAATCTGACGCGAACGACATCATTTCTGAGCTGGGTCATTACAATATCATTGCTGATAAACAGATTGATAAAACTGGCGTGACATTGCTTGTCAGTCAGCCCGACATCGACCGCTCAGTTCGTATTCTTAATGCTGCCGGATTACCCCATAAATCCCGAACTAACCTCGGAGAAATGTTTCAAAAGAATGGGATCATTTCCAGTCCTCTTGAAGAGCGTGCGCGTTATATTTATGCACTCTCCCAGGAACTGGAATCTACCTTGTCACAGATTGACGGTGTGGTATTGGCAAGAGTCAGTGTCGTTTTGCCGGAGCGCGTTGCACCTGGCGAACCCGTCCAGCCAGCAAGCGCTTCAGTTTTTATCAAATACACATCAGAACTTGATCCTGATGCAATTCGTCCCAGGATTCGACAACTCATTTCAGCCAGCATACCGGGATTAGCCGGGAAATCAGACGATGCGATTTCAATTGTTTTCTTTCCTGCTGTTAGCTATCAGGATTCGATTCAGACTGTCGCATTCGGTCCGATAGTGATGAAACAAACCACATTTTCTTCACTAAAAGTGGTTGTGCTGGTGAGCTTCCTTGTCTTGATTTTAGCTATTGGCGTGCTGTTCGGATTAAAACTTATCAGAAAAAAGAAAAGCCAAAGCACAGATTTAACGGTGACACATGATTGA
- the sctC gene encoding type III secretion system outer membrane ring subunit SctC, translating into MSASGFSMPVVAQTPQSWSEGAYAYAAQNTSLKTVLQDFAASHSVSLNIPAGFDGNVDGRLRADSPTDFLNRLGLQFRFQWFVYNDTLYVSPQSDQISKRIKVSADAAPDLKQALTDVGLLEPKFGFGELPDDGVVIVTGPPSYVELVQDFSAKDKDKKQNKEMMVFPLKYAAVADRNIQYRDKTILVPGVATILGELLGQRTGKSASGIQQSQNNGDDGLKGRMEQQIRDQSDSILNSLVNSQTGKKDDDEDEDALHPFVSADVRNNALLIRDDPSKRDEYQSLISQIDVPQKLVEIDAMIVDVDRKSMNELGANLRGTFGNITAGSTLFRGASSLFVTDYNRFFSQIQALEGSGNASVVANPSILTLENQPAVIDLSDTAFITATGERVVDIKPVTAGTSLQVVPRAIGQGQHQTVQLMVDIEDGKVDRDDDNVATGDQKVTISTQALVQENGSLVMGGIHSRETGDINHRIPILGDIPYVGHLFSYQRHETSQRERLFIITPHLIGDQVDPTRYISSQDRSQLASEMRGIHDRQQYSAMRGTIENALRDLAENKVPDGFESGGEGVNLNQLCTLPPGIVFDHSRTEWFNNKTIQLTVGLIKNVTTHPVRFDESACSDDDVLSVAAWPTSQLQPGQKAEVYLAFRSRGESRRSRPSLLVSPPFLITREN; encoded by the coding sequence ATGAGCGCATCAGGGTTTAGTATGCCGGTTGTTGCTCAAACGCCTCAGAGCTGGTCTGAAGGGGCGTATGCTTATGCAGCGCAAAACACATCGCTCAAAACTGTTCTACAGGATTTCGCGGCAAGCCATAGCGTAAGCCTGAATATACCGGCCGGATTTGATGGGAATGTTGATGGACGTCTCCGGGCAGATTCACCGACAGATTTTCTGAATCGCCTCGGTCTTCAGTTCCGGTTTCAGTGGTTCGTTTATAACGATACGCTTTATGTCAGTCCTCAGTCTGACCAGATTTCAAAAAGAATAAAAGTGTCTGCTGATGCAGCGCCGGATCTGAAGCAGGCGTTAACTGATGTTGGGTTACTGGAGCCAAAATTTGGATTCGGTGAGCTTCCAGACGATGGCGTTGTGATCGTGACCGGCCCGCCCTCTTATGTGGAGCTAGTCCAGGATTTCAGTGCAAAGGATAAGGACAAAAAACAGAACAAAGAAATGATGGTTTTCCCTCTGAAATATGCCGCTGTTGCCGACAGGAATATTCAGTATCGCGATAAAACTATTCTTGTTCCAGGTGTGGCCACCATACTGGGCGAACTGTTAGGACAGCGAACCGGAAAATCTGCGAGCGGCATTCAGCAGAGTCAGAATAATGGCGATGATGGTTTAAAAGGCAGAATGGAGCAGCAGATCCGGGACCAATCCGATTCTATCCTGAACAGCCTCGTGAATTCTCAGACCGGAAAAAAAGATGATGACGAAGACGAAGACGCTCTTCATCCGTTTGTGTCTGCCGATGTCAGAAATAACGCGCTTCTGATACGCGATGACCCCAGCAAACGCGATGAATATCAGTCATTAATTTCACAGATTGACGTTCCTCAAAAGCTCGTCGAAATTGACGCGATGATCGTGGATGTAGACCGCAAATCGATGAATGAACTCGGAGCAAACCTTCGGGGAACTTTCGGGAATATCACAGCGGGGTCAACTCTCTTTCGCGGTGCGAGTTCTTTATTCGTGACGGATTATAACAGATTCTTTAGTCAGATCCAGGCACTGGAGGGATCAGGAAACGCTTCTGTTGTGGCTAACCCGAGCATTCTCACACTGGAAAATCAGCCAGCTGTGATTGATTTAAGCGATACAGCCTTTATAACGGCGACTGGGGAACGTGTCGTTGATATTAAGCCTGTCACAGCCGGGACGAGTTTACAGGTTGTACCTCGCGCCATTGGTCAGGGTCAGCATCAAACCGTTCAACTGATGGTTGACATCGAAGACGGTAAAGTTGATCGCGATGATGATAATGTTGCGACCGGCGATCAGAAAGTCACGATTTCTACCCAAGCCCTGGTTCAGGAAAATGGTTCGCTCGTCATGGGAGGCATTCACAGCCGCGAGACAGGCGATATTAACCATCGGATCCCGATTTTGGGTGACATTCCCTATGTTGGCCATCTATTTTCGTATCAACGCCATGAAACAAGTCAACGAGAAAGGCTGTTCATAATCACGCCTCACCTTATCGGCGATCAGGTTGACCCTACTCGTTATATTTCATCACAGGACCGCTCTCAACTTGCCTCAGAAATGAGGGGCATTCATGATCGCCAGCAATATTCAGCAATGCGCGGCACGATTGAAAATGCCCTCCGGGATTTAGCTGAAAACAAAGTGCCTGACGGTTTTGAGTCGGGTGGCGAGGGAGTGAATTTGAATCAACTTTGTACGTTACCACCTGGCATTGTGTTTGATCATTCCCGAACCGAATGGTTCAACAATAAGACAATTCAGTTAACAGTAGGTTTAATCAAAAATGTGACTACTCACCCAGTTCGTTTTGATGAATCCGCTTGTTCAGATGACGATGTGTTATCGGTTGCGGCCTGGCCTACATCACAGCTTCAGCCAGGACAGAAAGCGGAGGTCTATCTTGCTTTCCGATCTCGTGGTGAGTCTCGTCGTTCGCGTCCCTCTTTACTTGTCTCGCCCCCTTTTCTGATCACTCGGGAGAACTGA
- the hrpT gene encoding HrpT family type III secretion system protein, with translation MILSSCASHDNGCDNTSCRPLSDPHHLVIWWPQSMREGIQSYSKMPVR, from the coding sequence ATGATCCTCTCAAGCTGCGCCAGTCATGATAATGGTTGTGACAATACAAGTTGCCGTCCCTTATCTGATCCACATCATCTTGTAATCTGGTGGCCACAATCAATGCGCGAGGGCATTCAGAGTTATTCGAAAATGCCTGTTCGATAA
- a CDS encoding lytic transglycosylase domain-containing protein: MRFKVLNLTLSFFLLLSPNAKADCFKTVGEKFHIEPLLLRAIADKESNLYNHAINNGNKNHTEDVCMMGINSSHFQELKRFGITRQRLLKEPCVCVAAGAWVLNGFFRKYGRSWNIVGMYNTGNNPRIAEIRIRYANSVHFIYERLEKEEGVWKDPFSY, encoded by the coding sequence GTGCGATTTAAAGTGTTGAATCTGACATTGTCTTTTTTTTTATTATTATCACCGAATGCCAAAGCGGATTGTTTCAAAACAGTCGGCGAGAAATTTCATATTGAACCTTTGTTGTTAAGGGCGATTGCAGACAAAGAATCAAATCTTTATAACCATGCGATTAATAATGGCAACAAAAATCATACCGAAGATGTTTGCATGATGGGAATAAACTCAAGTCACTTTCAAGAACTCAAACGATTTGGGATCACGCGACAACGATTATTAAAGGAACCCTGTGTTTGCGTTGCGGCAGGAGCCTGGGTATTGAATGGATTTTTCAGGAAATACGGAAGATCCTGGAATATAGTTGGTATGTATAACACAGGGAATAATCCACGTATTGCCGAAATTCGTATTCGATATGCTAATTCCGTTCATTTTATTTATGAGCGCCTTGAAAAAGAAGAAGGGGTCTGGAAAGACCCCTTCAGTTATTAA
- a CDS encoding transglycosylase SLT domain-containing protein, producing the protein MNISQTNSDYSHSGIDDNQLRLAEPPMMNQPPSQTTNAQGGTLSYGDATIQSPFNPVLSGQNSSSLQSSMSQGSSQSQGMMVTIEQYFIQFLQQLQALLGMSSGQTQPSSSPLPSLSSDAGSMLPTLPTSLQGLNQTPAVRLVSTGTTNTDTSMNTSDPDLQKLIDKFGTDYQAASQATGVPAKLLIAQTMQESGGDVNATSTNPGNGKTDTGMNQINPDTYAAMRAEHPDKLGANISDPKNQIMCAALMLQEGKQKFGSYDAALRAYNSGDDQVDVKNLSNVTLGDPNYVNEVNGYASKFN; encoded by the coding sequence ATGAACATTTCACAAACAAATAGCGATTATTCGCATTCAGGTATCGACGATAATCAGCTTCGTTTAGCTGAACCGCCAATGATGAATCAACCCCCTTCTCAGACAACAAACGCACAAGGGGGAACTTTGAGTTATGGAGATGCGACAATCCAGAGTCCTTTTAATCCGGTCTTGAGCGGACAAAATTCATCATCGCTTCAATCTTCGATGTCGCAAGGTTCCTCACAGTCTCAAGGTATGATGGTAACGATTGAACAATATTTCATCCAGTTCTTACAACAGCTTCAAGCCTTGCTCGGAATGTCGTCAGGACAAACCCAGCCTTCTTCCAGTCCTTTACCTTCACTTTCATCTGATGCTGGCTCAATGCTGCCTACTCTTCCAACCAGCTTACAGGGGCTGAATCAGACGCCCGCAGTTCGTCTGGTATCAACAGGTACGACGAATACTGATACCTCTATGAATACCTCAGATCCTGACCTCCAAAAGCTGATAGACAAATTCGGCACTGATTATCAGGCCGCAAGTCAGGCTACGGGCGTTCCGGCGAAGTTACTTATCGCACAAACGATGCAGGAATCAGGCGGAGATGTGAATGCGACATCAACAAACCCAGGAAACGGGAAAACCGATACCGGAATGAACCAGATCAACCCTGATACTTACGCCGCGATGCGTGCTGAACATCCTGATAAGCTCGGGGCCAACATCAGCGATCCAAAAAATCAGATTATGTGTGCCGCGCTGATGTTGCAGGAAGGGAAGCAAAAATTCGGTTCTTATGATGCCGCGCTTCGTGCTTATAACTCAGGCGATGATCAGGTTGATGTTAAAAATCTCTCGAATGTTACCCTGGGGGATCCGAATTATGTTAATGAGGTTAATGGTTACGCCAGTAAATTCAATTAA
- a CDS encoding HrpE/YscL family type III secretion apparatus protein — protein MIDLREIRIEFEVNLIEDVLIKSETLTEQDSAKSLFEQTEEYCQQQIKENEIIIAEKTREFECDLKLQMKNSLSKLESDFLSKTEEFFSLLESSRLDEEETITRRAKSFMHSLFNAMFDAVPDDEKINAVFRQLSRSADKHEAATLFIHPDTLNRIPELTLAVSHWDISPTENQPQDELMLRTAKGEFSLSWRGYQHYILSRLN, from the coding sequence ATGATTGATTTACGTGAGATCAGGATTGAATTTGAGGTTAATCTGATTGAGGATGTTTTAATTAAATCAGAAACCTTGACTGAACAGGATTCAGCAAAAAGTTTATTCGAACAAACTGAGGAATATTGCCAACAGCAAATAAAGGAAAATGAAATTATAATTGCTGAGAAAACGCGTGAATTTGAATGTGATCTTAAACTGCAAATGAAGAACTCATTATCTAAGCTGGAATCAGATTTCCTGAGTAAGACAGAAGAGTTTTTTTCATTGCTTGAATCATCCCGTCTCGATGAGGAAGAGACAATTACCCGCCGTGCAAAGTCGTTTATGCATTCGCTTTTTAACGCGATGTTTGATGCAGTTCCTGATGATGAAAAAATCAATGCTGTATTCAGACAGCTCTCACGTTCCGCTGACAAGCATGAGGCCGCGACACTTTTTATCCATCCCGACACACTGAATCGAATTCCTGAACTGACTTTAGCTGTTTCTCATTGGGACATTTCCCCCACTGAAAACCAGCCGCAAGACGAACTCATGCTGAGGACGGCAAAGGGAGAATTTTCTTTGAGCTGGCGCGGTTATCAGCATTACATCCTTTCCAGACTTAACTAA
- the sctR gene encoding type III secretion system export apparatus subunit SctR codes for MPENISSFNPLALAILLGAISLIPLLLMITTCFLKISMVMMLTRNAIGVQQVPPNMALYGIALAATLFVMAPVLDGMQTRFKEKPLDTTSPQKIEDSLNYGIQPLIRFMVRNTDPDVMTHLADNAEKMWPKNLADEVSVHHDNLLLLIPSFVLSELQSGFKIAFLIFIPFLVVDLVVSNVLLALGMQMVSPMTISLPLKILLFVMVSGWSKLLDGLFYSYQ; via the coding sequence ATGCCAGAGAATATCAGTTCATTTAACCCGCTGGCTCTGGCTATTCTTCTCGGGGCGATTTCACTTATTCCTTTGTTGCTGATGATCACAACCTGCTTTCTGAAAATCTCAATGGTGATGATGCTTACCCGAAATGCTATCGGTGTTCAGCAAGTCCCGCCCAACATGGCGCTCTATGGCATTGCTTTAGCCGCAACGCTTTTTGTCATGGCCCCTGTGCTTGATGGAATGCAGACACGATTTAAAGAAAAACCCCTCGATACAACCTCACCACAAAAGATCGAAGATTCTCTGAATTATGGCATTCAGCCTTTAATCCGTTTCATGGTCAGAAATACCGATCCCGATGTCATGACTCATCTCGCTGATAATGCCGAAAAGATGTGGCCGAAAAATCTCGCTGATGAGGTGAGTGTTCATCACGATAACCTGTTATTGCTTATCCCGTCCTTTGTCCTCTCAGAACTGCAAAGTGGATTTAAAATCGCCTTTCTGATTTTCATTCCCTTTCTGGTTGTTGATCTGGTCGTTTCAAACGTTCTCCTGGCACTAGGAATGCAAATGGTTTCGCCAATGACCATTTCACTTCCGCTGAAAATTTTATTGTTTGTCATGGTTTCAGGCTGGAGCAAGTTACTAGACGGTCTGTTTTACAGTTATCAGTGA
- the sctU gene encoding type III secretion system export apparatus subunit SctU yields the protein MAGEKTEKASDHKLKENRKRGQISQSQDVSKLLVMLAVLEVIFAMLDETIDKLKSLLLLPTQRLSVPFAQAINDVGGEAILIAGTIILMTVGTVIIVRPVAGWIQFGPLFAPEAAKPKFDALNPLPKFKQMFSGKQFVQLAVSILKAIVLCLVFYLVIRTHLQELAGLSGGDLEGFMQSGVMLLKVLAHTSIGVLLVFAVSDFAIQKYFYLKQNRMSHDDIKKEHKQLEGDPHTKGEQKKLSREILNAPVIKISAKRVGDADVVMVNPTHFAVGLFYSPDETALPKVMFKAEGEDAQDVIKLAHEANKPVVRYIWLTRNLYRTTKEGDFIPRETIKSVAAIYRLIRSIEELKPGQTIEFEE from the coding sequence ATGGCAGGGGAAAAAACAGAAAAGGCGTCTGACCATAAACTGAAAGAGAACCGGAAAAGAGGACAGATAAGCCAGAGTCAGGACGTTTCAAAATTGCTCGTAATGCTAGCTGTTCTGGAGGTCATCTTTGCCATGCTTGATGAAACGATAGACAAGCTAAAATCGCTTTTGCTTTTACCTACTCAGCGATTATCGGTCCCATTTGCTCAGGCAATTAACGATGTGGGAGGTGAGGCGATTTTGATCGCCGGCACAATCATTTTGATGACGGTCGGGACCGTCATCATCGTAAGACCTGTTGCCGGATGGATTCAGTTTGGTCCGCTGTTTGCGCCAGAGGCAGCGAAACCAAAATTTGATGCCCTCAATCCACTTCCCAAATTCAAACAGATGTTCTCAGGTAAACAGTTCGTTCAGCTGGCGGTAAGTATTCTGAAAGCGATAGTCCTGTGTCTGGTTTTCTATCTGGTAATCCGAACCCACCTTCAGGAACTTGCCGGGTTGTCAGGTGGGGATCTGGAAGGATTTATGCAATCTGGTGTCATGTTACTCAAGGTGCTGGCTCATACCTCAATTGGCGTCTTACTGGTTTTTGCGGTGTCAGACTTTGCCATTCAAAAGTATTTCTATCTCAAGCAGAACAGAATGAGCCATGACGATATAAAGAAAGAACATAAGCAACTTGAAGGCGATCCCCATACTAAAGGTGAACAAAAGAAATTGAGTCGTGAAATTCTGAATGCACCTGTCATTAAAATCAGCGCGAAACGTGTTGGAGATGCAGATGTGGTGATGGTCAATCCAACTCATTTTGCGGTCGGTCTGTTTTATTCGCCAGATGAAACCGCGTTGCCGAAAGTCATGTTCAAGGCTGAAGGAGAGGATGCTCAGGACGTAATCAAACTGGCTCATGAGGCGAACAAACCTGTCGTTCGTTACATCTGGCTTACCAGAAATCTCTATCGGACCACGAAAGAGGGTGATTTCATTCCGCGTGAAACTATCAAGTCAGTGGCCGCGATTTATCGCCTGATTCGGTCTATCGAGGAACTAAAACCCGGACAGACCATTGAGTTCGAAGAGTGA
- the sctS gene encoding type III secretion system export apparatus subunit SctS: protein MDVMYLFKQSMILVVMLSAPALLVAVVVGMIVSLLQSVMQLQDQTLPFAIKLIAVGGTLALSGRWIGLELYGLAETAFSMMATAGRV, encoded by the coding sequence ATGGATGTCATGTATTTGTTCAAACAGTCGATGATTCTTGTCGTGATGCTTTCAGCTCCGGCATTGCTGGTGGCCGTAGTTGTCGGGATGATTGTTTCACTCCTTCAATCTGTGATGCAGCTACAGGATCAAACCTTGCCGTTTGCTATAAAGCTGATCGCAGTAGGTGGAACGCTGGCGTTATCTGGACGCTGGATCGGATTAGAGCTTTATGGCTTGGCGGAAACCGCATTTTCTATGATGGCCACGGCGGGTAGAGTCTGA
- the sctT gene encoding type III secretion system export apparatus subunit SctT: MFSDLIDTVFQGMIALSLGLARIMPCLLLCPIFSFSSLRGMIRNGIAISLSLFVAPVIKPEISGLLLNPWATVAIGLKEAVLGMMLGYLLAIPFWLFESVGALFDSQRGALNAGLLNPALGPDATPLGDILLRWSMVFLVMIFGLSQVTQVIWDSYRLWPVTQLFPSLQHSGLTLLLDQLDSFFSDMILYAGPLVLLLLLIEFAVGIVSIYSPQIQANILAIPLKCLVGMGFFVIYLPFLEHLANARFSTFSDLIPYLSDILGRK; encoded by the coding sequence ATGTTTTCAGACCTGATTGATACTGTCTTTCAGGGGATGATCGCGCTTTCTCTTGGGCTTGCCCGAATCATGCCTTGTCTCTTGCTTTGTCCGATTTTCTCCTTCTCATCTCTCAGAGGAATGATAAGAAACGGCATTGCTATTTCACTGAGTCTCTTTGTTGCGCCGGTAATCAAACCTGAGATAAGTGGGCTTTTGCTCAATCCGTGGGCAACTGTCGCGATTGGACTTAAAGAAGCAGTGTTGGGAATGATGTTGGGTTATCTGCTCGCTATTCCTTTCTGGCTATTCGAATCAGTCGGGGCATTATTCGATTCTCAACGCGGCGCACTGAATGCAGGGTTGCTGAATCCAGCCCTCGGACCTGATGCGACTCCCCTCGGTGATATACTGTTGCGCTGGTCAATGGTTTTCCTCGTTATGATTTTTGGTCTGTCACAGGTGACGCAGGTTATTTGGGATTCCTATCGCCTCTGGCCAGTGACTCAGCTTTTCCCATCATTGCAACATAGCGGATTGACGCTATTACTTGACCAACTCGACAGCTTTTTCAGCGATATGATCCTTTATGCCGGACCATTAGTCCTGTTGCTATTACTGATTGAATTCGCCGTTGGAATCGTCAGCATTTATTCGCCTCAGATACAGGCCAACATCCTCGCTATTCCCCTAAAATGTCTGGTCGGAATGGGTTTCTTTGTCATTTATCTTCCTTTCCTGGAACATCTGGCGAATGCCAGATTCAGCACCTTCAGTGACCTCATTCCTTACCTTTCAGACATCCTCGGGAGGAAATAA
- a CDS encoding EscI/YscI/HrpB family type III secretion system inner rod protein: MNISNSTSPLFASHVDLSVTKPDSPTASDANFFSQSLDQDTQNVQNDGLLHQASGMFNQINKEKNHIDTSLRRAEKTTDPIAMNKAESQLSNYYLENMMNTKIVSKAVQSLDKITSLN, translated from the coding sequence ATGAATATTTCAAATTCCACCAGCCCATTATTCGCCAGTCACGTTGATTTGTCAGTTACCAAACCTGATTCCCCTACTGCCAGTGATGCAAATTTTTTTAGTCAGTCTCTTGATCAGGATACTCAGAACGTTCAGAACGATGGTCTGCTTCATCAGGCTTCAGGAATGTTCAATCAGATCAACAAAGAAAAAAATCATATCGATACTTCTCTTCGTCGTGCCGAAAAGACAACCGATCCGATTGCCATGAACAAGGCAGAAAGTCAGCTTTCGAACTATTACCTTGAAAATATGATGAACACGAAAATTGTCTCAAAGGCGGTTCAGAGCCTGGATAAGATCACCAGTCTCAATTGA
- a CDS encoding type III secretion protein HrpF: protein MANMLDIQHRLDHQLSDASHEVLSLAQSMQGQSPTMDDLFTFKNALRKEAVSNLADNQLSSLKHNLTRSIIESIS from the coding sequence ATGGCTAACATGCTCGACATTCAACATCGACTTGATCACCAGCTCTCAGACGCCAGTCATGAAGTGCTGTCTCTGGCGCAATCGATGCAGGGGCAATCTCCAACGATGGACGATCTCTTTACGTTCAAAAATGCCCTTCGAAAAGAGGCTGTGTCGAATCTCGCCGATAACCAGCTTTCATCGCTGAAGCACAACCTGACCCGTTCAATCATCGAATCTATTAGCTGA
- a CDS encoding DNA cytosine methyltransferase, with protein sequence MNYYNDIDSGAASWLRQLIAMEQIPPGYIDERSITEIRPSDLIGFTQCHFFCGIGGWPYALHLANIPETFPLWTGSPPCQPFSVAGRARGKDDSRHLAPAFLDLISECKPQFIFGEQVAAAITKDHWADSLLIELEEEGYASGFAVLPACSVGAPHQRNRMFFGAYDMAQPMRSEWFGERPHGLAKSAGEETQSSSDQFAGHRDSVELVNAYRERLEREWRNRDPQGWQRSDVRQTGLLDRTWIKRLCNQDKSFWSDADWISCRDGKFRAVEPSTFPLAYGVPERMGRLRGYGNAIVPQVAAEFIDAFLKSIPGCDFSFLS encoded by the coding sequence ATGAACTACTACAACGACATTGATTCAGGCGCGGCCTCATGGCTGCGCCAGTTAATAGCAATGGAACAAATCCCACCAGGATATATTGATGAACGATCAATCACCGAAATCCGCCCCTCAGACCTTATCGGCTTTACACAATGTCATTTCTTTTGCGGGATCGGCGGCTGGCCATATGCCCTGCATCTCGCCAACATCCCCGAGACTTTCCCGTTGTGGACGGGAAGTCCTCCGTGCCAGCCTTTCAGCGTGGCTGGACGAGCACGAGGGAAAGACGATTCACGTCACCTGGCTCCGGCCTTTCTCGACCTCATCTCAGAGTGCAAACCTCAATTCATCTTTGGGGAGCAAGTTGCAGCAGCGATTACCAAAGATCACTGGGCAGATTCTTTACTCATTGAACTGGAGGAAGAAGGTTACGCCAGCGGGTTCGCCGTTTTACCAGCTTGTAGCGTCGGCGCACCGCATCAAAGAAACAGAATGTTCTTTGGCGCTTACGACATGGCCCAGCCCATGCGCTCAGAATGGTTCGGTGAACGGCCACACGGACTGGCGAAAAGTGCTGGCGAGGAAACACAATCGTCATCAGACCAATTTGCAGGACATCGTGATTCTGTCGAGCTGGTCAACGCCTACCGCGAACGACTGGAAAGGGAGTGGCGCAACCGTGATCCGCAAGGATGGCAAAGATCGGACGTTCGACAGACTGGATTACTCGACCGAACATGGATTAAAAGGTTGTGCAATCAGGATAAAAGCTTCTGGAGTGATGCTGACTGGATCAGCTGCCGGGATGGAAAGTTTAGGGCAGTTGAACCCAGCACATTCCCGTTGGCTTATGGGGTTCCCGAAAGAATGGGACGATTGCGGGGTTATGGGAATGCGATTGTCCCGCAAGTCGCCGCCGAATTCATTGATGCTTTCCTGAAATCGATCCCTGGCTGCGACTTTTCTTTTCTGTCCTGA